In one window of Notolabrus celidotus isolate fNotCel1 chromosome 15, fNotCel1.pri, whole genome shotgun sequence DNA:
- the LOC117826230 gene encoding microtubule organization protein AKNA-like isoform X3, producing MEGEPEESDEDVQGEGKPTVLWEKCIQQSIFVDLSEDESLHLSDLEGSLALHLSQAESAASEASIHLSGSAELSALDISSSESSTVSSQSERLPESKSKLFHVSAQRPNTMQDEPPLKQGYEDTAQNTSDEDQDDLPYDGDIGSQYFNQTANSEGERSSDGRETVHASPDVPALLECNQIERDYLIDRLVSVVCNAEEVASLTQEDANTKQENFLGASKQREFAPSCPADINQLLLRHFSQEELLRSGRLIEAETLPEVSLLESVDDTVLSFHPTHNSTAIYSNHSETQACNSESNQSFCSRGDVEKSDNASQHISLKEEAEWKSHNESITSSSASINSKQEIEDINSEDVVNADTTENNDQVLRVPFMRARSFTEMKYGQGKVHYPLPDFSKVASKVKIPKAPSGPSRPVPQSPGTMQRAQSSPEMLDVISRILEDSVQTPERPNVFKDEGEQFAPALLHHLQAEYDKLLAKYAEAENLIDQMRTGANVQPASDPMLYFECEDYHPENVPVVEGGRLGSLAPNPPPSENFVEKGETNFPSNIKEVNTDSSSQPEEGPSDGEKMTAELRDIISQFMQKVEEFKLSVSNMSVSTAEQQIMLRSLKEAQDQLERKYICKKEEHRALEMQNYMGLTRNTGTYDPNRLVEGDIFRIGMHLEDIKEIIDKNVYEQISPPHSSSTPTSMREIQHVEPHLSTPSPSRSLHERPSSSFSTAGFTNIDNDDDKEKEVKEASEVHGEDELQQHGELITTDSLMRSSGHSSCHSRSSLGSREGLIIHTAETEEERSSVCSDEIDHSNILAYLQGISSSLGQRQGTPDSRSTLDGLPAVGECDLGDCMSLAVEVSFASNALRDSGAHNLSEPPLNTSSSSQRIVSPETDSGFGSSYLNHSASGSLQPNLLTESVQSQSDGISSTDSEGSCSNLQTAIHSLRTQPSGGAGAVERWVEKTTKETSVRLQGPECSLLAQLHHHVSEPVLSTTMDTEERGSPQNSCSCNSEAILALQSEVSRLKKDLEDGLVQLPHLAQKMDFLTSRYGPDRQERRSKTRPRTQHRLVSNSALKPSSSRQSNLSSSQVWIEDWISSDMDASKSKGTDRDGTETMLQLQSLPTGSRRGFQNTLQSNRGSQRNISVKTYDRTSTKGKEEASDSHVMHRPQTHLGSFHSKEKWSLFSSPPLQKPLLQVSYGSSSSLPASYKVRELPLESTSYHRKHSTQSDTALLPSNVYFQRTLSPVSAPTKTGSRTSRRRGSREEEINRSLDQAIEVARNMKRTTDRMAKRLSADLAEAKLHRKLYNMQPLGGRKHRAL from the exons ATGGAAGGAGAACCAGAGGAGTCAGACGAGGATGTTCAGGGAGAGGGCAAGCCCACAGTGCTGTGGGAGAAGTGCATTCAGCAGAGCATCTTTGTGGACCTAAGTGAGGACGAGAGTCTCCACTTAAGTGATCTGGAAGGTTCTTTAGCCTTGCATCTGTCCCAGGCAGAATCTGCTGCCTCTGAGGCCAGTATCCATCTCAGTG ggAGTGCAGAGCTGTCAGCCTTAGATATTTCCTCCTCAGAGTCCAGCACTGTAAGCAGTCAGAGTGAAAGGCTTCCAGAGAGCAAGAGCAAATTGTTCCATGTGTCTGCCCAAAGACCAAACACCATGCAAGATGAGCCCCCTTTAAAACAGGGGTATGAAGACACAGCTCAAAATACTAGTGACGAGGATCAAGATGACCTACCTTATGATGGGGACATTGGAAGCCAGTATTTCAACCAGACAGCTAActctgagggagagaggagctCAGATGGAAGAGAAACTGTTCATGCAAGTCCTGATGTTCCAGCTTTGCTTGAATGTAATCAAATTGAAAGAGATTATTTAATTGATCGTTTGGTTTCTGTTGTGTGTAATGCTGAGGAAGTGGCATCATTGACTCAAGAGGATGCCAACACCAAACAGGAAAACTTTCTGGGTGCTTCAAAGCAAAGGGAGTTTGCTCCATCATGCCCTGCAGACATTAACCAGTTGTTGCTGCGACATTTCTCCCAGGAGGAGCTGCTCCGGTCAGGTAGGCTGATCGAGGCAGAAACCCTGCCAGAGGTGTCGCTGCTGGAGAGTGTGGATGACACAGTTTTAAGCTTTCATCCCACACACAACAGCACAGCAATTTATAGTAACCACTCAGAGACCCAGGCTTGTAATTCTGAGAGTAATCAGAGTTTCTGCTCCAGAGGGGATGTTGAAAAGAGCGACAATGCATCACAACATATCAGTCTCAAGGAAGAAGCAGAATGGAAATCTCATAATGAAAGTATTACATCCAGCTCTGCAAGTATAAACTCCAAACAGGAAATTGAGGATATCAATTCTGAAGATGTAGTAAATGCGGATACAACAGAAAATAATGATCAGGTTCTGAGAGTCCCATTCATGCGCGCCAGGTCCTTCACTGAGATGAAATATGGCCAGGGAAAAGTCCATTATCCACTCCCTGACTTCTCCAAGGTTGCCTCTAAAGTTAAGATCCCCAAAGCTCCAAGTGGACCATCTAGACCAGTCCCCCAGAGCCCTGGTACCATGCAGAGAGCCCAGTCGTCTCCAGAGATGTTAGATGTGATCAGCAGAATCCTGGAGGATTCAGTCCAGACACCAGAGAGGCCCAATGTGTTCAAAGATGAGGGCGAACAGTTTGCTCCTGCACTGTTGCATCACCTGCAG GCTGAATATGATAAATTACTGGCCAAATACGCTGAGGCGGAGAACCTTATTGATCAAATGAGAACTGGAGCTAAT gtccagcCTGCCTCAGACCCGATGCTTTATTTCGAGTGTGAGGATTATCACCCAGAAAATGTACCTGTGGTTGAGGGAGGCCGTCTTGGATCCTTGGCTCCTAACCCCCCACCATCAG agaaCTTTGTTGAAAAAGGAGAAACAAACTTTCCGAGCAACATTAAGGAGGTGAACACAGATTCCTCCAGCCAGCCTGAAGAGGGTCCCAGTGATGGTGAAAAGATGACTGCAGAGCTGAGAGACATCATCAGCCAGTTCATGCAGAAG GTGGAAGAATTCAAACTAAGTGTGAGCAACATGTCAGTGAGCACAGCAGAGCAGCAAATA ATGCTGAGAAGCCTTAAAGAGGCTCAGGACCAGCTGGAGAGAAAATACATCTGTAAGAAGGAGGAGCACAGAGCTCTGGAGATGCAAAACTACATGGGCCTGACCAGGAATACTGGCACCTATGACCCAAACAG GCTGGTGGAGGGAGACATATTCAGGATAGGGATGCACCTCGAGGACATAAAGGAGATAATTGACAAAAACGTGTATGAGCAGATTTCTCCACCTCACTCATCCTCCACTCCCACTTCTATGAGGGAGATACAGCATGTGGAGCCCCATCTTTCCACCCCTTCACCTTCCCGATCACTGCATGAG CGACCAAGTTCATCTTTTTCCACTGCTGGGTTTACTAACATTGATAATGATGACGATAAAGAGAAGGAAGTGAAGGAGGCCAGTGAGGTCCATGGAGAAGATGAATTGCAGCAACATGGTGAACTCATAACAACTGACTCTTTGATGAGGAGCAGTGGTCACAGCAGCTGCCATTCAAG GAGCTCTCTGGGCTCTAGAGAGGGACTGATAATCCACACAGCAGAGACCGAAGAGGAGAGGAGCTCTGTCTGTTCAGATGAGATCGACCACAGTAACATCTTGGCATACTTACAAGGAATCAGCTCATCTTTAGGACAGAGGCAGGGGACACCAGACAG TCGCAGCACCCTGGATGGTTTGCCTGCAGTTGGTGAGTGTGATCTAGGAGACTGTATGAGTCTAGCTGTGGAGGTCTCTTTTGCTTCTAACGCACTCAGAGATTCAGGTGCCCACAACCTCTCAGAGCCTCCTCTCAACACTTCATCTTCATCGCAG AGAATTGTAAGCCCTGAGACAGACAGTGGATTTGGCAGCTCATACTTGAATCACTCTGCTTCGGGATCATTACAACCAAATCTGCTCACAGAGAG TGTTCAGTCCCAGAGTGATGGTATAAGTAGCACAGACAGTGAAGGCTCCTGCTCCAACTTGCAGACAGCCATCCATTCATTACGAACACAGCCTAGTGGTGGAGCAGGGGCTGTGGAGAGGTGGGTAGAGAAGACCACCAAAGAGACTTCAGTGCGTCTGCAGG GACCTGAATGCAGCCTGCTTGCTCAGCTCCATCACCACGTATCTGAACCTGTACTCAGCACCACCATGGATACAGAAGAGAGGGGCAGCCCACAGAACTCCTGCTCCTGTAATAG tgaagCTATCCTGGCCTTGCAGTCAGAAGTATCGAGGCTAAAGAAGGATTTAGAGGACGGCTTGGTGCAGTTGCCACACCTAGCTCAGAAGATGGACTTTCTCACCTCCAGATACGGACCAGATCGTCAGGAGCGCAGGTCTAAAACCAGACCCCGAACCCAACACAGGCTAGTCAGCAACAG TGCGCTGAAGCCATccagcagcagacagagcaaTCTCAGTTCCAGTCAAGTGTGGATAGAAGATTGGATCTCCTCAGATATGGATGCCAGTAAGAGCAAAG GTACAGACAGAGATGGCACAGAGACCATGTTGCAGCTCCAAAGTTTACCCACAGGGAGCAGGAGAGGGTTTCAAAATACACTGCAATCCAACAGAG GGTCACAGAGAAACATCTCAGTGAAAACCTATGATCGAACGAGCACTAAAGGGAAAGAGGAGGCTTCTGACAGCCATGTCATGCACAGACCACAAA CACACCTGGGGAGTTTTCATTCCAAAGAGAAGTggtctcttttctcctctccacCTCTACAGAAACCCCTTCTCCAGGTCAGCTATGGCTCCTCCAGCAGCCTACCTGCAAG CTATAAAGTGAGGGAGCTGCCACTGGAGTCTACATCCTATCACAGAAAACACTCCACCCAGTCAGACACAGCACTTCTGCCAAGTAATGTATATTTCCAGCGAACGCTGAGCCCAGTATCAGCACCAACAAAGACTGGCAGCAGAACAAGCAGACGGAGAGGGAGCAGA gAGGAAGAGATAAACAGGTCTCTAGACCAAGCTATCGAGGTGGCCCGTAACATGAAGAGGACCACTGACAGAATGGCAAAGAGACTATCAGCTGACCTCGCTGAGGCTAAACTGCACAGAAAACTATACAACATgcagccactagggggcaggAAACACCGGGCACTGTGA